In the Thermodesulfovibrio yellowstonii DSM 11347 genome, one interval contains:
- a CDS encoding tyrosine-type recombinase/integrase, which yields MSLIVFKPNLTPARPIFYLSEEELNRFTQAWLNYYDSKQKKARRKARGQYFLTFLALRFTGARHGEVLLLRDDRDIDFRNSEITIPTLKQKRPTARVVPVPPQLVAEIARYLAEYPDMKGKVFRLDRFNFRKKFAEIATQTGLDRKKAHPHILRHTRAMELLKAGIPITMVQSLLGHASLNSTAMYLRFSNLEARQLLREKGLI from the coding sequence ATGTCTTTGATTGTCTTTAAACCCAACCTAACCCCTGCAAGACCTATCTTTTACCTTTCAGAAGAGGAACTGAATCGCTTTACACAGGCATGGCTTAACTACTATGACTCAAAGCAAAAGAAAGCCCGAAGAAAAGCCCGAGGACAGTATTTCCTGACCTTCTTAGCTTTGAGATTCACAGGAGCAAGGCATGGAGAGGTTTTGCTATTAAGGGATGACAGAGACATAGACTTCAGAAACTCTGAAATCACTATACCGACTTTAAAACAAAAACGACCCACAGCCAGAGTTGTTCCAGTTCCACCCCAGCTTGTGGCAGAGATAGCCCGCTACCTTGCTGAGTATCCAGACATGAAAGGGAAAGTCTTCAGGCTTGACCGATTCAACTTCAGAAAGAAATTTGCCGAAATAGCCACCCAGACAGGCTTAGATAGAAAAAAAGCCCACCCTCATATACTCAGACACACAAGAGCTATGGAACTCCTTAAAGCAGGAATACCTATCACTATGGTCCAAAGCCTCTTAGGCCATGCAAGCCTGAATTCCACCGCCATGTATCTCAGATTCAGTAATCTTGAGGCAAGACAGCTACTGAGGGAGAAAGGATTGATATAA